The genomic region ACGCTTCCACCACCGCGTCCATGACCGGGTCTCCGATGAGGGTGTGAGCGATGTAGGTGTCCGCGGTCTCCTGGTCTATCAGACGGGCCTTCTCGTAGCCCGCCATGTAGTCAGACGGCACTTTCATTGGCCCACGTCCGTTACAACCTGCAAGCTGGGGGGCCGGGCGCTCTCTATAGCGGCGGCCATGATCATGGCCCGTTCAGCTATCTCTTCCGTCATGGCGAATGCACACCTGGCGAGATTCAGACGGCGGTTGGTCTGGCCGGCATCCCTCCGTACTCCATGGCCCGCTGAGCACCAATTGCTTCAACTACCGCGATTCTGGCTGTAGTTATGCCTTTACCAAAACCGGGGCGCTTCATCTTCGAGGGGGCGATGGCATCGTGGAGCGCGAGGTCTTCGCCACAGTCGTCGAGGAGAGTTCCGGCAAAATGCTCCACCGCACGTGCTTCGGCAAGCAAGGCAAACCCCTTGCCCGCGGCATTTCGCCGAGCGCTTCGTCCCTTCCGCAACATGAATCCAGCTGTTGCGAATGCCACACTCATGTTGACCTGGACGTCCATCGCGGTACCAAGAGATTCACTACCCATACCTGACGCCTATCCGACCTCTTTGCTGCCTATTTGCGAAACCGGCGGCTCCTCCTCCCACTATGACGACCTGATTCATGCCGTTACGCATGTACCTACCCGAGTCGGTAGCCATGGTTCTTGACAACTATCATAGTCGAATTTGCGCTTTTAGCAACGGGGAGAACCCGGTTTACTCATTTACAAGTAAGGCTTCTCGCGTTACGGCAGTCTCATCCCGTAGTCAGGTGGCCGAGCCCTGCCTCTGGCCCAGCGCCACACGGTGTGGCGATAGGTCCCCGACCGCCGGGCGACCTCCGACCATGACGGACCCGGATGCTCCTGGAACCGCTCCAGCCGCTTCGAGAAGTCGACGGGGAGTATGTGGGTGTTTCTGCTGTGGTGAATCCGCTGTCACCGGGGTGAACCAGAGGGCGCTGAACTGGGGCTGGAGGGCAGGGAGGCAGGCCCGCCCTCCGTTCGCCCTGAGCCCGACGAAGGGTTGCACGAACGGAGGGCGGGCCTGGCGTTTAGTAGCGGTAGTGGTCTGGCTTGAAGGGGCCGTCTTTGGGGACGCCCAAGTAGTCGGACTGGCGGGGGGTGAGCTCGGTAAGGTGGGCGCCGAAGCGGGCGAGGTGGAGACGGGCGACCTTCTCGTCCAGGTGCTTGGGGAGGGTGGTGACGGTCTTGCCATAGGACTCGGCGTGGGCCTGCAGCTCGAGCTGGGCGATGACCTGGTTGCTGAAGGAGTTGCTCATCACGAAGCTGGGGTGCCCGGTGGCGTTGGCGAGGTTCACGAGACGGCCCTCACCGAGCACGATGATGCTGCGGCCGGTCTCCTTGAACTTCCACTCATGCACCTGGGGCTTGATCTCGATCTTCTCGACCTCCTCATTGCGGCGCATGCGCTCGAGGCCGGCCATGTCGATCTCATCGTCGAAGTGACCGATGTTGCAGACGATGGCGTTGTGCTTCATGCGGCGCATGTGGTCGGCGGTGATGATGTCGGTGCAGCCGGTGGCGGTGACGTAGATATCGTAGTCCTGCTCGATGGCGTCCTCGACAGTGATGACGTCGTGGCCGAGCATGCAGGCCTGCAGGGAGCAGATGGGGTCAATCTCCGTGATGGCGACGCGGGCCTGCTGGCCGCGAAGGGCCTGGGCGCTGCCCTTGCCGACGTCGCCGAAGCCGCAGACGAGGGCCTTCTTGCCGGAGAGCAGCACGTCCGTGGCGCGCATGATGGCGTCGACGAGGCTGTGGCGGGTGCCGTAGAGGTTGTCGAACTTGCTCTTGGTCACGGAGTCGTTGACGTTGATGGCGGGGAAGAGGAGGGTACCCGCCTTTTGCATGTCGTAGAGGCGGTGGACACCGGTGGTGGTCTCCTCCGACACGCCGCGGATCTCGCTGGAGACGCGGCGGAAAAAGTCCGGGGCGGCGCCGTGGACGAGGCCGAGGAGGACGTGGAGGAACTTCTCGTCGGGCGAGGCGTCGGGACCGGGGTCGTCGACCTTACCGGCGTTGGCGTATTTGTGGCCGAGGTGGACGGCGAGGGTGGCGTCGCCGCCGTCGTCGACGATGAGGGTGGGGCCCTTGCCGCCCTCGAAGCGGAGGGTCTGCAGCAAGCACCACCAGTACTCCTCAAGGCTCTCGCCCTTCCAAGCGTAGACGGGCGTGCCCTGCGGGTCGTCGGGGGCGCCGCCGGGGCCGACGACGACGGCGGCGGCGGCGTGATCCTGCGTCGAGAAGATGTTACAGGACGCCCAGCGGACCTCGGCGCCGAGGGCCGTCAGGGTCTCGATGAGAACGGCGGTCTGGATGGTCATGTGGAGCGAGCCGGTGATGCGGGCGCCCTTGAGGGGCTGCTGCCCGGCGTACTCTTCACGGATGGACATGAGGCCGGGCATCTCGTATTCGGCGAGCTCGATCTCCTTGCGGCCGAAGCGCACGGTGTCCGGAGACATGTCCGCCACCTTGAAGGGGAGGTCGGAGAAGACCTGCTCCCCGGCAAAGACGGGCGCACCGGCGTTGGTGGACTGCGTCATAGGTTCCCCCTTGTTTTGGGTGAAGTGGATGGGGACAGTCTACACGAAAGCGGGAATATTGGAAATGTCGAAGGAGAGATGAGTGTTACCAGCGTTGTAGCGAATTATTGTTAGGTTACGCGTTCCTGCAGGGGAGTTGGCCAGGCGGGTGGTTTGGGTTTGTCGGGGTTCCTGCCTGCGCAGGAATGACGGGATAGAGATGGGGATTGCGGAAGGGTGGCGATTGGGGATGCCCCCCCCTGCACCACGTGGGCTTGCAGCCCCCGTTCACCCTTCGATTTCCCTCAGGGCGAACGGCCCCGCCCTTCCCCTCTTGATTCCTGTCGGCACAGGAGCGACGGGGTGGGGATGGGGGCGGTTGACATAGAGCGCCGACCCCGGGGACGCCTCGGGGCCGGCGTATATGACTGGTGAGTCGTGGCGGCTAGAGCTGGGCCTCCACTGCGCCGATGATGCGGTCGACCTTTTCGACAAGCTCGTCGAGCTCGTCTCGGGTGGTGCTCAGGGGCGGGGCGAGGTGCATGACGTCGCCCATGACGCGGCCAAGGATGCCTTCCTTGTTCATCTCGGCGGAGGCGAGTTGCGTGAGGTTGGCATCGGCGGGGATCTTCTCCTTCGTGGCGCGGTCTTTCACGAACTCAAGCGAGCAGAGGAGGCCGAGGCCACCGCGGACGTCGCCGATGATGGGATGCTCGTACATGGACTGGAGCTTGTCGAAGAGGTACTCGCCGAGGCGGGCCGAGTTGCCGACGAGGTTCTCGCGCTCCATGATCTCGAGGTTTGCGAGGCCGGCGGCGCAGGCGGGCGGGTTGCCGCCGAAGGTGATGAGGTGGCGGAAGGTGGCGGACTGGTCGCCGATGAAGGCGTCGGCGACGGGCTTGCTGGCGACGGCGGCGCCGATGGGGAGGTAGCCGCTGGTGAGGGCCTTGGCGACGGTGAAGATGTCGGGCTTGATGCCCCAGTGCTCAGTGGCGAACCATTTGCCGGTGCGGCCGAAGCCGGTGATGACCTCATCGCAGATGAGGAGGACGCCGTACTTGTCGCAGATCTCGCGGATGGTGGGCCAGTACTCGGGGTGCGGGACATGGACGCCGGCCGAGATGGAGATGGGCTCGGCGATGAAGGCGGCGACCGTGGACGGGCCTTCGGCCTGGATGGCGATTTCGAGGTCGCGGGCGCACTCGAGGTCGCAGGCGCTCATGCCGCGGCAGAGGCGGCAGCGGTACTCGCCGGGCTGGGCGATGTTGACGGAGTAGGGCATGAGGGGACCGTAGTCGGAGCCGGAGGCGACGCTGCCGCCGCCGAGGGTCATGTTCATGAACGTGGCGCCGTGGTAGGAGCCGCGGCGGGCGATGAACTTGAAGCGGCCGGGCTCGCCGTTGTTCTTGTGGTATTTGCGGGACATCTTGAGGGCGGTCTCGACAGACTCGGCGCCGCCGCTGGTGAAGTAGATGCGCGAACCCGGGTCGGGCGAGATGCCGGCGAGCTTGGCGGCGAGACGCGCAGTGACGGGGGAGACGGAGCCGCCGGGGGTGTAGGAGATCTCGAGCATCTGCTCGTAGACGGCGTCGGCGATCTCACGGCGGCCGTGGCCCGCGTTCTTGAGCCACATGCCGGAGATGAGGTCGAACCACTGCTTTCCGGCGGCGTCCTGCACGTAGGAGCCCTCGCCACGGACGACGAGCTTGACGCCGGTCTCGTCGGACATGTCGCCGGCCTGTCGGCTGTGCGGCCAGAAGTGGGCCGCGGCCATGGTCTTGATGTCTTCTACGTCGTAGGCGTCCAAGAGTTCTTTGACCATGGGTGGCCTCCTCAACAACATTCGGGGGACGGATGGATGTCGGGGTTCTGGCTTCATGATACATCGTGGGCGACGGCTTGCCCACGCGCACGCGGCAGTACGGTCGTCGTGCAAGACGCCAAGGGCGCTAGTCGATTAATGTCCAGGCAGCAGTGAGCATTGAGAGGATCAGGGCGACCGTTACTCCGATGGGAAGGAGACACCCTTGGCCGGCCTGACGTTGGCGAGAGCGGTAGGCCCACGGGAGCTCGCGGTCGCCGCCAGCCAGCCCCCAGACCCCAAGTCGCCGCTGCTGGGCCTCCACCTCGGCGGCCTCAAGGCCCAGCGCCTGACGCATTCCTTGGCCCTGACGAATGCGGATGCTGTAGGCATAGCCCTGCTGCACCATGGTGCGGTTGACAGACCTGCCACGGCCGTCCTGTTCATAGTAGAGCAGCCCAATGGCCCGGGCATAGCGGTCATAAGCGAAAGTCTCCATACGGAGGACGCCGCGACCGTTGCGAAGGAGGTCGTTGAGGGCGCGGGTGGCCTGTGGGCCAAGGGGCTGGTCCGACTCGGGGGCGTCGATGCCCCAGAGGCGGACGCGGGTAGCCTCACCACGGCGGCGGGTGCCAGCAGGGACGACGTCGACCGTGTCACCGTCGACGATGTTGATCACCCGGACGCGTTCCGCAGGGCGTCTGTTGCGCTGAGGCCGCACGTAGCTTACTACACCGCGATCGGCGCGAAGTTGGCGGTGACGGGCTGGTGGCCTTCGTTCAGTTCAAACGCTTCCTCTCGGTAGAGGCCGAGGGGCTCGAGGACGGGGGTGTCGGTATACCAGAAGACGACGGACTCCTCCGTGGCGACGTGCTCGTGGAAGGCCCAGGACGGGACGACGAAGGTGTCCTTTGCGCTCCAGTCGAAGCGGACGCCGTTGATGACGGAATAGCCGCTGCCGGTGATGACGTGGTAGACGACGCCGCCCGTGTGCCGGTGGGCGCGGGTGTGCATGCCCTTTGGGAAGAGGGAGGCGTAGCAGGCCATCGAGGCCATGGCAGGGCCGCCGGTCTGCGGGTTGGTGTACTCCAGGCAGACGCCGTCGAAGGGGCTGCCCTCGGTCTCTTGGGCGAGCCGCGAGAGGGCTTCGTAGGTCTGGGCGAACTTGTAGTTGATGAGGGGCGAGTGCAGGCTGCCCCGGCCCACCCACGTGGGCCGCAGGGAGCCCGAGGCGAAGAGACGCTGGGAGACCTCGGTGGGCTTGGTGAGCGGCTGGCTCTCCTCGGGGTATTCCTCGCGGAAGGTGGCGTCGAGGTGGTTTACCAACGTCGAGTCAAGACCGTCGAGCCAGATCATGGGGGCGTCGCCCTCGTTGCCG from Chloroflexota bacterium harbors:
- the ahcY gene encoding adenosylhomocysteinase, with protein sequence MTQSTNAGAPVFAGEQVFSDLPFKVADMSPDTVRFGRKEIELAEYEMPGLMSIREEYAGQQPLKGARITGSLHMTIQTAVLIETLTALGAEVRWASCNIFSTQDHAAAAVVVGPGGAPDDPQGTPVYAWKGESLEEYWWCLLQTLRFEGGKGPTLIVDDGGDATLAVHLGHKYANAGKVDDPGPDASPDEKFLHVLLGLVHGAAPDFFRRVSSEIRGVSEETTTGVHRLYDMQKAGTLLFPAINVNDSVTKSKFDNLYGTRHSLVDAIMRATDVLLSGKKALVCGFGDVGKGSAQALRGQQARVAITEIDPICSLQACMLGHDVITVEDAIEQDYDIYVTATGCTDIITADHMRRMKHNAIVCNIGHFDDEIDMAGLERMRRNEEVEKIEIKPQVHEWKFKETGRSIIVLGEGRLVNLANATGHPSFVMSNSFSNQVIAQLELQAHAESYGKTVTTLPKHLDEKVARLHLARFGAHLTELTPRQSDYLGVPKDGPFKPDHYRY
- a CDS encoding aspartate aminotransferase family protein, giving the protein MVKELLDAYDVEDIKTMAAAHFWPHSRQAGDMSDETGVKLVVRGEGSYVQDAAGKQWFDLISGMWLKNAGHGRREIADAVYEQMLEISYTPGGSVSPVTARLAAKLAGISPDPGSRIYFTSGGAESVETALKMSRKYHKNNGEPGRFKFIARRGSYHGATFMNMTLGGGSVASGSDYGPLMPYSVNIAQPGEYRCRLCRGMSACDLECARDLEIAIQAEGPSTVAAFIAEPISISAGVHVPHPEYWPTIREICDKYGVLLICDEVITGFGRTGKWFATEHWGIKPDIFTVAKALTSGYLPIGAAVASKPVADAFIGDQSATFRHLITFGGNPPACAAGLANLEIMERENLVGNSARLGEYLFDKLQSMYEHPIIGDVRGGLGLLCSLEFVKDRATKEKIPADANLTQLASAEMNKEGILGRVMGDVMHLAPPLSTTRDELDELVEKVDRIIGAVEAQL
- a CDS encoding thermonuclease family protein, with protein sequence MRPQRNRRPAERVRVINIVDGDTVDVVPAGTRRRGEATRVRLWGIDAPESDQPLGPQATRALNDLLRNGRGVLRMETFAYDRYARAIGLLYYEQDGRGRSVNRTMVQQGYAYSIRIRQGQGMRQALGLEAAEVEAQQRRLGVWGLAGGDRELPWAYRSRQRQAGQGCLLPIGVTVALILSMLTAAWTLID
- a CDS encoding cupin domain-containing protein, producing MAQEPISGSRLEDLELFYEEAKRYQSRPLWVARTDPQPKAIPYLWKYQDFRPLLFRAAEIVPMEMAERRVLVFSNPGLLGRGPATSTLSANLQIINPGEVAPSHRHTASALRLIVEGASAYTAVEGEKTYMEPGDFITTPNWTWHDHGNEGDAPMIWLDGLDSTLVNHLDATFREEYPEESQPLTKPTEVSQRLFASGSLRPTWVGRGSLHSPLINYKFAQTYEALSRLAQETEGSPFDGVCLEYTNPQTGGPAMASMACYASLFPKGMHTRAHRHTGGVVYHVITGSGYSVINGVRFDWSAKDTFVVPSWAFHEHVATEESVVFWYTDTPVLEPLGLYREEAFELNEGHQPVTANFAPIAV